Proteins encoded within one genomic window of Triticum aestivum cultivar Chinese Spring chromosome 2D, IWGSC CS RefSeq v2.1, whole genome shotgun sequence:
- the LOC123049577 gene encoding nuclear transcription factor Y subunit B-3, whose product MKSRKSYGQQQSHLLSPVGSPSSDNGGGDSPAKEQDRFLPIANVSRIMKRSLPANAKISKEAKETVQECVSEFISFVTGEASDKCQREKRKTINGDDLLWAMTTLGFEVYVAPLKAYLNRYREVEGEKAAVVGGSRHGDDDAHSSLSAAGDALAPPYPHGAGDRGVQDSDVGGHDAHVGLMMGVNMGFSPGTGTTFYAAPGAAHGRRAYGGVEGARGVDFEAAFGGDRGKNGAGGEREFAGHLHGAVQW is encoded by the coding sequence ATGAAGAGCAGGAAGAGCTACGGGCAGCAGCAGAGCCACCTGCTGAGCCCGGTGGGCAGCCCGTCGTCGGACAACGGCGGGGGCGACTCGCCGGCCAAGGAGCAGGACCGGTTCCTCCCGATCGCCAACGTTAGCCGCATCATGAAGCGCTCCCTCCCGGCCAACGCCAAGATCtccaaggaggccaaggagacgGTGCAGGAGTGCGTGTCCGAGTTCATCAGCTTCGTCACCGGCGAGGCCTCCGACAAGTGCCAGCGGGAGAAGCGCAAGACCATCAACGGCGACGACCTGCTCTGGGCCATGACCACGCTCGGCTTCGAGGTCTACGTCGCGCCGCTCAAGGCCTACCTCAACCGCTACCGCGAGGTTGAGGGCGAGAAGGCCGCCGTGGTCGGCGGCTCGCGGCACGGCGACGACGACGCGCATTCCTCCCTCTCTGCCGCCGGCGATGCCCTGGCGCCGCCGTACCCGCACGGGGCTGGCGACCGCGGCGTCCAGGATAGCGACGTGGGCGGCCACGACGCGCACGTCGGGCTCATGATGGGCGTCAACATGGGGTTCAGCCCCGGGACCGGGACAACGTTCTACGCGGCGCCGGGTGCGGCGCATGGACGGAGGGCGTACGGCGGCGTGGAGGGTGCAAGGGGGGTTGATTTCGAGGCTGCCTTCGGTGGCGATCGCGGGAAGAACGGCGCCGGAGGGGAAAGGGAGTTCGCTGGCCACCTCCACGGCGCGGTGCAATGGTGA